One part of the Mailhella massiliensis genome encodes these proteins:
- the folD gene encoding bifunctional methylenetetrahydrofolate dehydrogenase/methenyltetrahydrofolate cyclohydrolase FolD, whose protein sequence is MILDGKATAAAIRAALREKIEKDREKAGRAPCLAVVLVGEDPASQVYVRNKEKACADAGIDTASYRKPASMPQKELEEFIASLNADPAIDGILLQLPLPEGLDSRPCIDAISPEKDVDGLTAVNQGRVAMNEPGLRPCTPAGILAILDHYGISVSGKKAVVIGRSNLVGRPIALMLGSRDYNATVTMCHSRTPDLAAVCREADIIVAALGRPRFVTADMVRPGAVIIDVGINRGEDGRLCGDVDYDNVAPIASAITPVPGGIGPMTISQLLVNTEKAWRKKLLSE, encoded by the coding sequence ATGATACTCGACGGCAAGGCCACGGCGGCCGCCATACGCGCCGCCCTGCGTGAGAAAATAGAAAAGGACAGGGAAAAGGCGGGGCGCGCGCCCTGTCTCGCCGTTGTTCTGGTGGGCGAGGACCCCGCCTCCCAGGTGTATGTGCGCAACAAGGAAAAGGCCTGCGCCGATGCCGGCATAGATACGGCCTCCTACCGCAAGCCCGCTTCCATGCCGCAGAAGGAGCTGGAGGAATTCATCGCCTCCCTCAATGCCGATCCGGCCATCGACGGCATTCTGCTGCAGCTTCCCCTGCCCGAAGGGCTGGATTCCCGCCCCTGCATCGACGCCATCAGTCCTGAAAAGGACGTGGACGGCCTTACTGCCGTGAATCAGGGCCGCGTGGCCATGAACGAACCGGGCCTTCGCCCCTGCACGCCCGCAGGCATACTGGCCATTCTCGACCATTACGGCATTTCCGTAAGCGGGAAGAAGGCCGTGGTCATCGGCAGAAGCAATCTTGTGGGCCGCCCCATCGCGCTCATGCTGGGCAGCCGCGACTACAACGCCACCGTGACCATGTGCCATTCCCGCACGCCCGACCTTGCCGCCGTGTGCCGTGAGGCCGACATCATCGTCGCGGCTCTGGGCCGCCCGCGTTTCGTCACCGCCGACATGGTCAGGCCCGGGGCCGTCATCATCGACGTGGGCATCAACCGCGGGGAAGACGGCAGGCTCTGCGGCGATGTGGACTACGACAACGTGGCCCCGATCGCATCCGCCATCACTCCCGTGCCCGGAGGCATAGGACCCATGACCATTTCCCAGCTTCTCGTCAATACCGAAAAGGCCTGGAGAAAAAAGCTGCTTTCCGAGTAG
- the thiL gene encoding thiamine-phosphate kinase, translating to MNMTGEDDILALVGRFFSAEHPSLLLGRGDDCAVLRPGAPLAVSTDIFAEDTHFRTRYFTPYDTGYKALAVNISDIGASGATPAGLSMGLTLTGREDEAWLSEFCRGMKELCDRFSLALSGGDLARSSLLNICVTAWGELPEGLPRGLRRGMAQEGDIIFLIGGVGQARLGLTLLEACPDAEACEKTRKDWPEACAAHLHPLPLAKEGAALARFALHHQLEDRLSLMDVSDGLARDLPRLLAGTKTGLGADIVLSADDLSPEILRYAEKTGICAPDFAFEGGEDYALAGTCPAQFWPELSRVLSTFDTPSLLLGTVRKGPLTLNGHSPHSAGFDHFSC from the coding sequence ATGAACATGACCGGTGAAGACGACATTCTTGCTCTTGTAGGCCGCTTCTTTTCCGCGGAACATCCTTCCCTGCTTCTGGGCAGGGGAGACGACTGCGCCGTACTGAGGCCGGGCGCGCCCCTTGCCGTGAGCACGGACATCTTCGCCGAAGACACGCACTTCCGCACCCGCTACTTCACGCCCTATGATACGGGCTACAAGGCCCTTGCCGTGAACATCAGCGACATAGGCGCAAGCGGCGCCACGCCCGCCGGACTTTCCATGGGGCTTACCCTTACGGGCAGGGAGGACGAAGCGTGGCTTTCCGAATTCTGCCGCGGCATGAAGGAGCTGTGCGACCGCTTTTCCCTCGCCCTTTCCGGGGGCGACCTTGCGCGCTCCAGCCTGCTGAACATCTGCGTCACGGCATGGGGCGAACTGCCGGAGGGCCTGCCCCGGGGCCTTCGCCGCGGCATGGCGCAGGAGGGCGACATCATCTTTCTCATCGGCGGCGTGGGACAGGCGCGGCTCGGCCTGACCCTGCTGGAGGCATGTCCCGACGCCGAAGCGTGTGAAAAGACCAGAAAAGACTGGCCGGAAGCCTGCGCCGCCCATCTGCATCCCCTGCCTCTGGCAAAGGAAGGCGCAGCTCTGGCCCGTTTCGCCCTGCACCATCAACTGGAGGATCGTCTTTCCCTCATGGATGTGTCCGACGGACTCGCCCGCGATCTGCCGCGCCTTCTGGCGGGAACGAAAACGGGCCTCGGGGCGGATATCGTCCTCTCTGCGGACGATCTTTCCCCGGAAATTCTGCGCTACGCCGAAAAAACGGGCATCTGCGCCCCGGACTTTGCCTTTGAAGGCGGAGAGGACTATGCTCTGGCAGGGACCTGCCCCGCACAGTTCTGGCCCGAGCTTTCCCGTGTTCTCTCCACCTTCGACACGCCCTCCCTCCTGCTGGGAACCGTGCGCAAAGGCCCCCTCACCCTCAACGGGCACAGCCCGCACTCGGCAGGGTTCGACCATTTTTCCTGTTGA
- a CDS encoding methylglyoxal synthase, producing the protein MEKTMSATKHIALIAHDNMKESLIEWCAEHSQILARHFLCGTGTTARLINERTSLPVTPYLSGPLGGDQQIGAKVAEGHIDIIVFFSDPLTAQPHDPDVKALLRIAQVYDIPIANNRATADYIITSPLFSESYTYTPHNHFPVKSR; encoded by the coding sequence ATGGAAAAGACCATGAGCGCCACCAAGCACATCGCCCTTATCGCTCACGACAACATGAAGGAAAGCCTCATCGAATGGTGCGCGGAACACAGCCAGATTCTGGCCCGCCACTTTCTCTGCGGCACCGGCACCACGGCGCGCCTCATCAATGAACGCACGAGCCTGCCCGTTACGCCCTATCTCAGCGGTCCCCTCGGGGGCGATCAGCAGATAGGCGCCAAGGTGGCGGAAGGCCATATCGACATCATCGTCTTCTTCTCCGATCCGCTCACGGCCCAGCCCCACGACCCCGATGTGAAGGCCCTGCTTCGCATCGCTCAGGTGTACGACATTCCCATCGCCAACAATCGCGCCACGGCGGACTACATCATCACCTCTCCGCTGTTCAGCGAATCCTATACCTACACGCCTCACAATCATTTCCCGGTAAAGAGCAGGTAG
- a CDS encoding sigma-54 interaction domain-containing protein has translation MERCETYLGAVERLIQEDSLEESLNALFLYLSDILPLTYLFYTPPYESQEASHIHISLDGIRLFKNVKTPTRAQINRIFEHRAKFSSDKVFYIKSSKEMDAFFSIITSQVKIESPCLYFYFLYGGQVQGSIYFGCSSEKEFSEDELNFLKKLWKPLYFIIRFHYQQQRMEKILELTQENNRALRKQISGFADIVGANSGLKDVAREIRMLAPFDIPVLLTGETGTGKDLFATELHRLSPRRDKPFVAVNCGGIAPTLLDSELFGYTKGAFTGAFKDYKGRFERANGGTIFLDEIGELPLDAQTRLLRVIQNHTVERLGGSAPVPVDFRIVCATNKNLQDMVRQGSFREDLYFRLAGVTVHIPPLRNRPGDIPLLVQRILHKEAVRYGVPVPVLAAGEMHKLLNYAWPGNVRELINVVTEGFVRGLQTGAVIFRTGKESTPQSWQDRKTMPSFADLQREYFTRLLQLCNGCISGPRGAAVLAGLKPNTMRAKLDKLHIPYGQQTKKEPEIS, from the coding sequence TTGGAACGATGTGAAACCTACCTCGGCGCCGTGGAGCGGCTCATTCAGGAAGACTCTCTGGAAGAAAGCCTGAACGCGCTTTTCCTTTATCTGTCCGACATTCTGCCGCTGACGTACCTTTTCTACACTCCTCCCTACGAAAGCCAGGAAGCCAGCCACATCCACATCTCTCTCGACGGGATACGCCTTTTCAAAAACGTCAAGACGCCGACGCGCGCCCAGATCAACCGCATTTTCGAACACAGGGCGAAGTTCAGCTCGGACAAGGTGTTCTACATCAAGTCGAGCAAGGAAATGGACGCCTTCTTCAGCATCATCACAAGTCAGGTGAAGATAGAATCGCCCTGCCTGTATTTCTACTTTCTTTACGGGGGGCAGGTACAGGGCAGCATTTACTTCGGCTGCTCCAGCGAAAAGGAGTTTTCCGAGGACGAGCTGAATTTTCTGAAAAAACTGTGGAAGCCGCTCTATTTCATCATCCGCTTCCACTACCAGCAGCAGCGCATGGAAAAAATCCTGGAACTCACGCAGGAAAACAACCGCGCCCTGCGCAAGCAGATCAGCGGCTTTGCCGACATCGTGGGCGCGAACTCGGGTCTCAAGGACGTGGCTCGGGAAATACGGATGCTCGCCCCCTTCGACATTCCGGTACTGCTCACCGGAGAAACCGGGACCGGCAAGGACCTTTTCGCCACGGAACTGCACCGTCTCTCCCCCAGAAGAGACAAGCCCTTCGTTGCGGTGAACTGCGGCGGCATTGCCCCCACGCTTCTGGACAGCGAGCTTTTCGGCTACACCAAGGGCGCGTTCACCGGGGCCTTCAAGGACTACAAGGGACGCTTCGAGCGGGCCAACGGCGGCACGATCTTTCTCGATGAAATAGGGGAACTGCCCCTCGACGCGCAGACAAGGCTGCTGCGCGTCATTCAGAACCATACCGTGGAGAGACTGGGGGGCAGCGCTCCCGTACCCGTGGATTTCCGCATCGTCTGCGCCACCAACAAGAACCTTCAGGACATGGTGCGGCAGGGCAGCTTCCGCGAAGACCTGTACTTCCGTCTTGCGGGGGTGACGGTGCACATTCCGCCGCTCAGAAACCGCCCCGGCGACATTCCCCTGCTCGTACAGCGCATACTGCACAAGGAGGCGGTACGCTACGGCGTTCCCGTACCCGTACTTGCGGCGGGAGAAATGCACAAGCTGCTGAACTACGCCTGGCCCGGCAACGTGCGGGAGCTTATCAACGTGGTGACCGAAGGCTTCGTGCGGGGCCTTCAGACCGGGGCCGTCATTTTCCGCACCGGCAAGGAAAGCACGCCGCAAAGCTGGCAGGACAGAAAAACCATGCCCTCCTTCGCCGACCTTCAGCGCGAATACTTCACAAGGCTCCTCCAGCTCTGCAACGGCTGCATTTCCGGCCCGCGCGGCGCGGCGGTACTCGCCGGTCTCAAACCCAACACCATGCGCGCAAAGCTCGACAAACTCCATATTCCCTACGGCCAGCAGACGAAGAAGGAACCGGAAATTTCCTGA
- the efp gene encoding elongation factor P produces the protein MYSTTDFRRGLKIEIDGTPYEIVEFQHFKPGKGGAMVRTKLRNILNGRVVDNTFRSGEKVGKPDMEQRDMQYLYREGTDLIFMDMTTYEQISLPEADTDGKADWLLESQQCRVLLYNGQPIDIEVPVSLVMTVTKTEPGVKGDTVSNVTKPATLETGVVIQVPIFVNEGDRVKVDTRTREYLGRD, from the coding sequence ATGTATTCCACGACTGACTTTCGCCGCGGCCTGAAGATCGAGATCGACGGCACCCCTTATGAAATCGTTGAATTCCAGCATTTCAAGCCCGGCAAGGGCGGCGCCATGGTGCGCACCAAGCTGCGCAACATCCTGAACGGCCGCGTGGTGGACAACACCTTCCGTTCCGGCGAAAAGGTGGGCAAGCCCGATATGGAACAGCGCGACATGCAGTACCTGTACCGTGAAGGCACCGACCTCATCTTCATGGATATGACCACCTACGAACAGATCTCCCTGCCCGAAGCCGATACCGACGGCAAGGCCGACTGGCTGCTGGAATCCCAGCAGTGCCGCGTGCTGCTCTACAACGGGCAGCCCATCGACATCGAAGTGCCCGTGAGCCTCGTCATGACCGTGACCAAGACCGAACCCGGCGTGAAGGGCGACACCGTTTCCAACGTGACCAAGCCCGCCACTCTGGAAACCGGCGTGGTCATTCAGGTGCCGATCTTCGTGAACGAAGGGGATCGCGTCAAGGTCGATACCCGCACCCGCGAATATCTCGGCCGCGATTAA
- a CDS encoding ATP-dependent helicase — MLDISHLNEAQKAAVTAPEGPMLVIAGAGSGKTRTIVYRLAWLAEQGVDPRSMLLLTFTRKASQEMLHRAAQLLDHQLFGVQGGTFHSFAFSVLRRWAPDWTGGTLSVMDTSDSTSAIQACKESLALGKGDRSFPRTQAVLGLLSKARNKEMTLEEVLSREAQHLLPHASDLVKLGEAYKAYKREHSLMDYDDLLFELEQLFIDKPDILAAQKMRFGQIMVDEYQDTNKVQARLVRMLAGEDGNIMAVGDDAQSIYAFRGATVHNILDFPKLFRNTRIIRLEENYRSVQPVLDVANSLLSHSTEGYRKHLFSRREKPSEAAVTLYRPLSDLSQAQLAARRVEELLETVPAKEIAVLFRSGYQSYHLELELNKRGIGFRKYGGLRYAEAAHVKDVIAFARLVNNPLDLPSFDRIAALSRGIGPKTSRRLFALASGSDEAALKKASSRWPDFQENMALIASLRMEHARPEEVVSRILEHYRPKMEELFPDDWPRRLQGLEEMSTIAATYDDLQLFLADLSLDSPEEAPVEEEDERRITLSTVHSSKGLEWSAVLIIDLVEDRFPSRHALVRPEDFEEERRLMYVACTRAKDTLDLFSPLSIYSRSSGDREPASPSPFVRELPPDMMEEIYENYGGVLAKRKVQSAPSPDFFAAPRRRAWHFDDDEAKEQKRRRTDDWPPVERDDAFTPRPREDADDAYMAAVREAAKTGRRLEESPEEKPAKKKLGFCRHRLFGRGKIVEEIPPDKYRVHFPGFGLKIILADYLTLESHEHDR; from the coding sequence ATGCTCGACATATCCCACCTGAACGAGGCCCAGAAAGCGGCCGTCACCGCGCCGGAAGGCCCCATGCTGGTCATTGCCGGCGCAGGCTCCGGCAAAACCCGCACCATCGTGTACCGCCTGGCATGGCTTGCCGAACAGGGCGTGGACCCCAGGTCCATGCTGCTGCTCACCTTCACGCGCAAGGCCTCGCAGGAAATGCTGCACAGAGCCGCCCAGCTTCTCGATCATCAGCTCTTCGGCGTGCAGGGCGGCACTTTTCACAGCTTCGCCTTTTCCGTGCTGCGCCGCTGGGCCCCGGACTGGACGGGCGGGACGCTCTCCGTCATGGACACTTCCGACAGCACCTCGGCCATACAGGCCTGCAAGGAAAGCCTGGCTCTCGGCAAGGGCGACAGGAGCTTCCCCCGCACGCAGGCCGTGCTCGGCCTGCTCAGCAAGGCGCGCAACAAGGAAATGACGCTTGAGGAAGTGCTCTCCCGCGAGGCGCAGCACCTTCTGCCCCACGCCTCCGACCTTGTGAAGCTCGGGGAAGCCTACAAGGCGTACAAGCGCGAACACTCCCTCATGGACTACGACGATCTGCTCTTTGAACTGGAACAGCTCTTCATCGACAAGCCCGACATTCTGGCGGCCCAGAAAATGCGTTTCGGCCAGATCATGGTGGACGAATATCAGGACACCAACAAGGTGCAGGCTCGCCTTGTACGTATGCTGGCCGGAGAAGACGGCAACATCATGGCCGTGGGCGACGACGCGCAGTCCATCTACGCCTTCCGCGGCGCGACGGTGCACAACATCCTCGATTTCCCCAAGCTCTTCCGCAACACGCGCATCATACGGCTGGAAGAGAACTACCGCTCCGTGCAGCCCGTGCTCGACGTGGCCAACAGTCTGCTTTCCCACAGTACGGAAGGCTACCGCAAGCACCTGTTCTCCCGCCGGGAAAAGCCTTCCGAGGCGGCCGTCACGCTGTACCGCCCCCTGAGCGACCTGAGCCAGGCCCAGCTTGCCGCCCGCCGCGTCGAGGAACTGCTCGAAACCGTGCCGGCAAAAGAAATCGCCGTGCTCTTCCGTTCCGGCTATCAGTCCTATCACCTGGAACTCGAGCTCAACAAGCGCGGCATAGGCTTCCGCAAGTACGGCGGACTCCGCTATGCCGAGGCCGCCCATGTGAAGGACGTCATCGCCTTTGCAAGGCTTGTGAACAATCCTCTGGATCTGCCCTCCTTCGACCGCATCGCCGCGCTTTCCCGGGGCATAGGTCCCAAGACTTCGCGCAGGCTGTTCGCCCTCGCCTCGGGCAGCGACGAAGCCGCGCTGAAAAAGGCTTCCTCCCGATGGCCCGACTTTCAGGAAAACATGGCGCTCATCGCCTCCCTGCGCATGGAACACGCCCGCCCGGAAGAAGTCGTAAGCCGTATTCTGGAACACTACCGGCCGAAGATGGAGGAACTTTTCCCCGACGACTGGCCCCGCCGCCTGCAGGGCCTGGAGGAAATGTCCACCATCGCCGCCACCTACGACGACCTTCAGCTCTTTCTGGCCGATCTTTCGCTCGACAGCCCCGAGGAAGCTCCCGTGGAGGAAGAGGACGAGCGCCGCATCACCCTTTCCACCGTGCATTCCTCCAAGGGCCTGGAATGGTCGGCCGTGCTCATCATCGACCTTGTGGAAGACCGCTTCCCCTCCCGGCACGCGCTGGTAAGACCGGAGGATTTTGAAGAAGAACGCCGCCTCATGTATGTGGCCTGCACGCGCGCCAAGGACACGCTGGATCTCTTCTCTCCGCTCAGCATCTACAGCCGCTCCTCGGGGGACAGGGAACCCGCTTCCCCCAGCCCCTTTGTTCGCGAACTTCCCCCGGACATGATGGAGGAAATCTACGAAAACTACGGCGGCGTACTGGCGAAAAGAAAGGTACAGAGCGCGCCGTCCCCGGACTTCTTCGCCGCCCCGCGCCGCAGGGCGTGGCATTTCGATGACGACGAGGCGAAGGAGCAGAAACGCAGGCGCACGGACGACTGGCCGCCCGTGGAACGGGACGACGCCTTCACGCCTCGCCCGCGCGAAGATGCGGACGACGCCTACATGGCCGCCGTGCGCGAGGCGGCGAAAACCGGGCGCAGGCTGGAAGAATCCCCCGAGGAAAAGCCCGCGAAAAAGAAGCTCGGCTTCTGCCGCCACCGGCTCTTCGGCCGCGGCAAGATCGTGGAGGAAATTCCGCCGGACAAGTACCGCGTCCACTTCCCGGGCTTCGGGCTGAAAATCATTCTTGCCGACTACCTTACCCTGGAGAGTCATGAACATGACCGGTGA
- a CDS encoding DNA translocase FtsK → MYGHRLIRELLGLLFLFCGLLMLLSLWSYHAGDPTFNQAVSIQASSVHNAAGLFGAYLSGFLVDSFGVGSFLWVIFFLAVGAGLVSRWLVLKWYRWVGYLLLFLCVLVTSSAFDIALHGIHGGGITGQWLSALSMLFFSPSGSLLLWLFVFLIAMELSFSISWLTLISRFVSWVMRKIPSFGTTYDLPVPHIPPALRQLASKMGRAKAGGARPRAVLDLIAGRRKKEEAAGERPVLDLNLHDEAPEAESPRKDTPREEDIGELLHLVEGPQMQRSAPAPVEEKSAPLSFTLEEEAPVSAPAPAPKAEEDFILELEDPVVASAAVDPAVPEPAPARPADGEASAPVSTPVQEAPAAVRKPAEDTAEEEDLGPSALAALSAQSPMGGEDFPAVIVSSSRGEGLSPERAGLSAPSLPAAETVKDEEYASVDAAVAGAMAAQQELASAAPVAPAPVLPKRRELSLPPLDLLSPLPEDDLANRPDGATLARQGAALITCLKNFNVHATLARITPGPVVTMFEVRPAPGVKATRITNLANDLAMSLKAVSVRMQAPVPGTDTVGVEVPNEKRSTVHFREIVENENFRQAKSLLTVALGKDTGGRPVSADLAKMPHLLVAGATGAGKSVCLNAIILSLLYRARPDEVQMILVDPKRVELSMYADLPHLVHPVVTDMDLTKNALLWAIDEMNRRLSLFSKVKVRNITGYNERQARLRAEVEAGGSMPLDAETGEPEDLSNMPFLVIIVDELADLMMVKRKEVEGSIVRLAQLARAAGIHLIIATQRPSVDVVTGIIKANFPCRIAFKVTSGQDSRTILDGAGAEKLLGMGDMLFKPNGGMIQRLHGAFVSDDEVSAVVEYWKRQQPPCYKIDFAEFGNDSAEDASEDFGQPASRGNDIVDDPIYAEAIQFVLDNGKVSISLLQRRFRIGFNRAARFVEQMEKDGLLSQADGTRPRSVVHR, encoded by the coding sequence ATGTACGGACACAGGCTGATACGCGAACTGCTCGGACTGCTTTTTCTTTTCTGCGGTCTGCTTATGCTGCTCAGTCTCTGGAGCTATCATGCCGGTGACCCGACCTTCAATCAGGCCGTGAGCATACAGGCCTCGTCCGTACACAATGCGGCGGGTCTTTTCGGTGCGTATCTGTCCGGTTTTCTGGTGGACAGCTTCGGCGTCGGCTCCTTCCTGTGGGTGATTTTCTTTCTGGCCGTGGGCGCGGGACTCGTTTCCCGCTGGCTGGTGCTCAAGTGGTACCGCTGGGTGGGGTATCTTCTGCTTTTTCTCTGCGTGCTCGTCACCTCCTCCGCCTTCGACATCGCGCTGCACGGCATACACGGCGGCGGCATCACGGGACAGTGGCTTTCGGCCCTTTCCATGCTGTTTTTCAGTCCTTCCGGCTCGCTTCTGCTGTGGCTTTTCGTCTTCCTCATCGCCATGGAGCTTTCCTTCAGCATTTCCTGGCTGACGCTCATTTCCCGCTTCGTTTCCTGGGTGATGAGGAAAATTCCTTCCTTCGGCACCACCTACGATCTGCCCGTGCCGCATATTCCGCCGGCGCTCAGGCAACTGGCCTCGAAGATGGGCCGCGCAAAGGCGGGCGGTGCGCGTCCGCGCGCCGTGCTCGATCTCATCGCAGGCAGAAGGAAGAAGGAGGAAGCCGCCGGGGAACGCCCCGTGCTTGACCTGAACCTGCACGACGAGGCCCCCGAAGCGGAGTCCCCGCGGAAGGATACCCCGCGCGAGGAGGATATCGGCGAGCTTCTGCATCTTGTGGAAGGGCCGCAGATGCAGCGCTCCGCCCCTGCGCCGGTGGAGGAGAAGAGCGCTCCGCTGAGCTTCACGCTGGAGGAAGAAGCTCCCGTTTCTGCTCCTGCTCCCGCCCCGAAGGCCGAAGAGGATTTCATTCTGGAGCTGGAGGACCCGGTCGTCGCTTCCGCTGCGGTCGACCCCGCAGTTCCGGAGCCTGCGCCCGCGCGTCCTGCAGATGGGGAAGCGAGCGCACCGGTTTCCACGCCCGTGCAGGAAGCTCCCGCAGCCGTACGGAAGCCTGCGGAAGATACTGCCGAGGAAGAGGATCTCGGCCCTTCGGCCCTTGCCGCGCTTTCCGCACAGTCGCCCATGGGCGGCGAGGATTTTCCCGCCGTGATCGTTTCTTCCTCCCGTGGCGAGGGCCTTTCCCCGGAGCGGGCGGGCCTGTCCGCGCCTTCCCTCCCTGCGGCGGAAACGGTGAAGGATGAGGAATACGCCTCCGTCGATGCCGCCGTGGCCGGAGCCATGGCCGCGCAGCAGGAACTTGCGTCCGCAGCGCCTGTTGCTCCCGCTCCCGTGCTGCCGAAACGCAGAGAGCTTTCCCTGCCGCCCCTCGACCTGCTTTCTCCCCTGCCGGAAGACGATCTTGCGAACCGTCCCGACGGGGCCACGCTGGCCAGACAGGGCGCTGCGCTCATCACCTGCCTCAAGAACTTCAACGTCCATGCCACGCTGGCCCGCATCACCCCCGGCCCCGTGGTCACCATGTTCGAGGTGCGCCCCGCTCCCGGTGTGAAGGCCACGCGCATCACCAACCTGGCCAACGACCTTGCCATGTCGCTCAAGGCCGTGTCCGTGCGTATGCAGGCTCCCGTGCCCGGTACGGATACCGTGGGCGTGGAAGTGCCCAATGAAAAGCGCTCCACCGTGCATTTCAGGGAAATTGTGGAAAACGAGAACTTCCGGCAGGCCAAGTCGCTTCTTACCGTGGCGCTGGGCAAGGATACCGGGGGCAGACCCGTTTCCGCCGATCTTGCCAAAATGCCGCACCTTCTGGTGGCGGGCGCCACCGGCGCGGGCAAGAGCGTGTGCCTGAACGCCATCATTCTCAGTCTGCTCTACCGTGCAAGACCGGATGAAGTGCAGATGATACTGGTGGACCCCAAACGCGTGGAACTTTCCATGTACGCCGATCTGCCGCATCTCGTGCATCCCGTGGTTACGGACATGGATCTTACCAAGAACGCGCTGCTCTGGGCCATCGACGAGATGAACCGCCGTCTTTCCCTGTTCTCCAAGGTGAAGGTCCGCAACATCACCGGCTACAACGAACGCCAGGCCCGACTGCGCGCCGAGGTGGAAGCCGGCGGTTCCATGCCTCTGGATGCGGAAACCGGGGAACCGGAAGATCTTTCCAACATGCCTTTCCTCGTCATCATCGTGGACGAACTTGCCGACCTCATGATGGTGAAGCGCAAGGAAGTGGAAGGCAGCATCGTCCGTCTGGCACAGCTGGCCCGTGCCGCGGGCATACACCTCATCATCGCCACCCAGCGCCCCAGCGTGGACGTGGTGACGGGCATCATCAAGGCCAACTTCCCCTGCCGCATCGCCTTCAAGGTGACGAGCGGGCAGGATTCGCGCACCATTCTCGACGGCGCGGGAGCGGAAAAGCTGCTCGGCATGGGCGACATGCTCTTCAAGCCCAACGGCGGCATGATACAGCGTCTGCACGGTGCTTTTGTGAGCGATGATGAAGTTTCCGCCGTGGTGGAATACTGGAAGCGGCAGCAGCCGCCCTGCTACAAGATAGACTTTGCGGAATTCGGCAACGATTCCGCGGAAGACGCCTCGGAAGACTTCGGTCAGCCCGCATCCCGGGGCAACGATATTGTGGACGACCCCATTTATGCCGAAGCCATCCAGTTCGTTCTGGACAACGGCAAGGTGTCCATTTCCCTGCTTCAGCGGCGTTTCCGCATCGGCTTCAACCGTGCGGCCCGCTTTGTGGAGCAGATGGAGAAGGACGGTCTGCTCAGTCAGGCCGACGGCACGCGCCCGCGCAGTGTCGTTCACCGCTAA
- the yihA gene encoding ribosome biogenesis GTP-binding protein YihA/YsxC yields MTDTSAEKTKRPEPTLELLATLYTLEQLEDASHDMPQLALAGRSNVGKSSLINALARRKKLAKVSSEPGKTRSVNLFRVNPDGFCLTDLPGYGYARRGHEERRNWAALIQKYLEQTPTLRALVLLIDCRIPTQESDRVMADFARAKNLPVIAVLTKADKCTLKERSAQQKTWEKILGGERPVVVSSVTRLGLDELWARLREAGAPAETTCEPENDAPSRD; encoded by the coding sequence ATGACCGACACGTCCGCCGAAAAAACAAAAAGACCGGAACCGACTCTGGAACTGCTGGCCACCCTTTACACGCTGGAACAGCTGGAAGACGCCTCGCACGACATGCCGCAGCTCGCGCTGGCAGGGCGCTCCAACGTGGGCAAGTCCTCCCTCATCAACGCCCTCGCCCGGAGGAAAAAACTGGCCAAGGTCAGCTCCGAACCGGGCAAGACCCGTTCCGTGAACCTGTTCAGGGTCAACCCCGACGGGTTCTGCCTCACCGACCTTCCCGGTTACGGCTACGCCCGGCGCGGTCATGAGGAAAGACGCAACTGGGCGGCCCTCATTCAGAAATATCTGGAGCAGACGCCCACGCTGCGCGCCCTCGTGCTGCTTATCGACTGCCGCATCCCCACGCAGGAATCCGACCGCGTCATGGCCGACTTTGCCCGGGCGAAGAACCTGCCCGTCATCGCCGTGCTCACCAAGGCGGACAAATGCACGCTGAAGGAACGCTCCGCCCAGCAGAAGACCTGGGAAAAGATTCTCGGCGGAGAAAGGCCCGTGGTGGTTTCCTCCGTCACGCGCCTCGGGCTGGATGAGCTGTGGGCGAGGCTGCGCGAGGCGGGCGCGCCTGCGGAAACGACCTGCGAACCTGAAAACGACGCGCCTTCCCGCGATTGA